From the Prunus dulcis chromosome 4, ALMONDv2, whole genome shotgun sequence genome, one window contains:
- the LOC117624118 gene encoding protein FAR1-RELATED SEQUENCE 5-like, producing METSSKISKNPLSGLGLECDLGNELMQLHVFGCKTVIRGAIIDLSMKGSGKMDRGLETSNGGCSDSGCLGGCERSSHRAPTTETGHMSVQHMVSQSSDDNDVDMIAPRKEDVMGKEFKTIELAEEYYMSYAKGIGFSVRKDKLVRNAEGKICRRRWCCSKEGLRNEKFNDRSDRIRPPKPITRENCSAHFWVGYEKKRDVYVVTNFEPHHNHQLVTPLESPYLRCNRVVRNSDLAQAVGMRRALVRTCQTYEYMVDQCGGYLNVGFQIKDLYNKLDASRREILLDGDTEAALSYLKAKGAMDLEFFCKFSVDEENRLGNLFWRDSTSLLDYIAYGDVLIFDSRYKTNVYDKPLVLFVGSNNYCSTVMFGCALLQDETFETYKWLLETFMASMKDKKPISILTDGDEAMRKAIDDVFPMSNHRLCSWHVSRNAQNNLKDDELVRNFQACIWEPFALDEFEKKWEVLRERARTPKQKEWLEMMYAKSDSWAESCLRGKFFGGMCTTRRVESMNKYVKDYLRKGVKLFECIPAIDRAMLRLRNTTAKDGFNAKYSTPVLKTALTKLEQQASLIYTHRCFVLVRQEIESCSALIHDNVMHNFGGRVYVLSKYGEPHNKWTCVYHGGEQIRIQCGCRKYESEGIPCCHLFYVMKCEHLTEIPPALIMKRWTKSAQTDTCREFISKGEDSSKEVVEMARYGSLSAMSNKVCFYASKSANGYAMLTNEFSRLEGICEGLRQKEEETSLKLGSAEQCPSNIVKDPNIVKTKGSQARQGGTRKRRQCQLCRGYGHTKRNCSQRNLHPSRNAGVNIPSGTESYQYSSDKGPSPDISYSYPSQTISQCRSNNVVDFSGSDSFSTADPTGSTPNSDDGFSFDNGEPNSLCTGSTQNNCSFGTWFTCKNSHEM from the exons ATGGAAACATCAAGTAAGATTTCAAAGAACCCTCTTTCTGGTTTAGGACTTGAATGTGATTTGGGTAATGAGTtgatgcaattgcatgtttttGGTTGCAAAACAGTTATACGTGGTGCAATTATTGACCTGA GCATGAAGGGGTCTGGTAAGATGGACAGGGGTCTAGAGACATCAAATGGTGGTTGTAGTGATTCAGGGTGTCTGGGTGGTTGTGAAAGGTCGAGTCATAGGGCACCGACAACAGAGACTGGGCATATGTCGGTCCAACATATGGTTAGTCAAAGCAGTGATGATAATGATGTTGACATGATTGCACCGAGGAAAGAAGATGTTATGGGAAAAGAGTTTAAAACGATAGAATTAGCAGAAGAATATTATATGAGTTATGCAAAGGGCATTGGATTTAGCGTGAGAAAAGACAAATTGGTGCGAAATGCGGAAGGGAAAATATGTAGGAGACGGTGGTGTTGTTCTAAAGAAGGTTTGAGAAATGAGAAGTTTAATGATCGATCAGATAGGATTCGACCACCAAAGCCAATTACAAGAGAGAATTGTTCTGCCCATTTTTGGGTGGGTTATGAGAAGAAACGTGACGTTTACGTCGTTACAAATTTTGAACCACATCACAATCATCAACTAGTTACTCCACTTGAATCACCATATCTCCGATGTAACCGTGTTGTTCGAAATTCTGATTTAGCACAAGCAGTGGGAATGCGAAGAGCATTGGTTAGAACATGTCAAACATATGAGTATATGGTCGACCAATGTGGCGGGTATTTAAATGTTGGTTTTCAAATAAAGGATTTGTACAATAAGTTGGATGCATCACGGAGGGAAATTTTGCTCGACGGTGACACAGAAGCTGCACTATCTTACTTGAAAGCGAAAGGAGCAATGGATCTAGAATTCTTTTGTAAGTTCAGTGTTGACGAGGAAAATAGGCTTGGTAATTTGTTTTGGAGGGACTCCACTTCACTTTTGGATTACATTGCCTATGGGGACGTCCTCATATTTGACAGCAGGTACAAAACAAATGTTTATGACAAGCCCCTAGTGTTGTTTGTTGGTTCGAACAACTACTGTTCTACTGTAATGTTTGGTTGCGCATTATTGCAGGACGAGACATTTGAAACTTACAAGTGGTTATTGGAAACATTCATGGCATCCATGAAAGATAAGAAgccaatatcaatattgacggATGGCGATGAGGCAATGCGTAAAGCCATTGATGATGTGTTTCCCATGTCTAACCATCGGTTGTGCTCATGGCATGTGTCAAGGAATGCACAAAATAACTTGAAGGATGATGAATTGGTAAGAAATTTTCAGGCATGTATTTGGGAACCATTTGCATTGGACGAGTTTGAGAAGAAATGGGAGGTTCTAAGGGAAAGAGCGAGGACTccgaaacaaaaagaatggtTGGAAATGATGTATGCAAAAAGTGACTCATGGGCTGAATCATGTTTGAGAGGAAAGTTTTTTGGTGGTATGTGCACCACTCGACGCGTGGAGTCTATGAACAAGTATGTGAAAGATTACTTGAGGAAAGGTGTGAAGTTGTTTGAATGTATTCCAGCAATTGATAGGGCTATGTTACGTCTTAGGAATACCACGGCAAAGGATGGTTTCAACGCAAAGTACTCAACACCAGTCCTTAAAACCGCATTGACAAAACTCGAGCAACAAGCTTCTTTGATTTACACGCATAGATGCTTTGTATTGGTTCGTCAGGAGATCGAATCTTGTTCAGCACTCATCCATGATAATGTGATGCATAATTTTGGAGGTCGTGTATACGTATTGTCAAAATATGGTGAACCGCATAATAAATGGACTTGTGTTTACCACGGTGGGGAACAGATACGGATACAGTGTGGATGTCGGAAATATGAAAGTGAAGGGATCCCGTGTTGCCACCTGTTTTATGTAATGAAGTGTGAGCACCTTACGGAAATTCCTCCAGCACTCATAATGAAGAGATGGACAAAGAGTGCCCAAACTGATACATGTAGGGAATTTATCAGCAAAGGCGAAGACAGTAGCAAGGAAGTTGTAGAAATGGCGAGGTATGGAAGTTTAAGTGCTATGtcaaacaaagtttgtttttATGCATCAAAGAGTGCAAATGGTTATGCCATGTTGACGAATGAGTTTAGTAGATTGGAGGGAATTTGTGAAGGCTTACggcaaaaggaagaagagacgAGTCTGAAATTGGGTAGCGCTGAGCAATGTCCTTCAAATATTGTGAAAGATCCAAATATCGTTAAGACAAAAGGCAGTCAAGCAAGGCAGGGTGGAACGCGCAAGCGTCGACAATGTCAATTGTGTCGCGGATATGGACATACAAAGCGTAATTGCTCTCAAAGAAACTTGCATCCAAGTAGAAATGCAGGTGTGAATATCCCATCAGGTACTGAAAGCTATCAGTATAGTTCTGATAAAGGGCCGTCCCCGGACATTAGCTACAGTTATCCTAGTCAAACGATTTCTCAATGCAGAAGCAACAATGTGGTTGATTTCTCTGGTTCTGATAGTTTTTCTACTGCAGACCCAACCGGTTCTACCCCTAACAGTGACGATGGTTTCTCATTCGACAATGGTGAACCTAATTCCCTATGTACTGGTTCAACCCAAAACAATTGTAGTTTTGGAACTTGGTTTACATGTAAAAATTCACATGAAATGTAG
- the LOC117623812 gene encoding translation initiation factor IF-2 has protein sequence MEGSPKFKPQTFSQSSSRRRRTITDSNSPEFEFWMVRNPSCPQPNLLSADELFVDGVLLPLHLLPNQPDPPDPNPQPISEQPVPDSETVSEPAVPDPEPEPSPGPELSTAPVLTASKRWRDIFKKGEKKTVKGEENDKEKDKKKERKGGTGASSAELNINIWPFSRSRSAGNAYTRPKPPFGSPATRKVNSAPCSRSNSTGESKSRKWPPASPGRPGVHLGRSSPVWQVRRGSSVAVKSSLEPHVRNAEKGTKKEVPESRRSKNTTVVAGAGGAKGRVLNLNVPMCIGYRSHLSCRSDENSAVGVAGGGGSGSRNRGGGGGHGGDSGVGGNLFNLRSLFTKKVY, from the coding sequence ATGGAAGGAAGCCCCAAATTCAAACCACAAACCTTCTCGCAGAGCAGCAGTCGAAGAAGACGAACCATCACCGACTCTAACTCGCCCGAGTTCGAGTTCTGGATGGTCCGGAACCCCTCCTGCCCTCAACCCAATCTCCTCTCTGCTGACGAACTCTTTGTTGATGGCGTGCTCCTCCCTCTCCACCTCCTCCCCAACCAACCCGACCCACCCGACCCAAATCCACAACCTATCTCAGAACAGCCTGTTCCAGACTCAGAAACCGTCTCAGAACCAGCTGTTCCGGACCCAGAACCGGAACCCAGCCCAGGACCCGAGCTGTCAACCGCTCCAGTACTAACCGCATCGAAGCGTTGGAGGGACATTTTTAAGAAGGGCGAGAAGAAAACCGTCAAAGGTGAGGAGAATGATAAAGAGAAAGACAAGAAGAAAGAGCGAAAGGGTGGAACCGGAGCGAGCTCGGCCGAGTTGAACATCAATATATGGCCTTTTTCACGCAGTAGATCCGCCGGAAACGCGTATACCCGGCCCAAACCGCCATTCGGATCCCCCGCAACCCGGAAGGTGAACAGCGCGCCGTGTTCAAGGAGCAACTCGACGGGCGAGTCGAAGTCGAGAAAATGGCCTCCTGCAAGTCCGGGTCGGCCCGGAGTCCATTTGGGTCGCAGCAGCCCGGTTTGGCAGGTACGGCGCGGGAGCTCGGTGGCGGTAAAGAGCAGCTTGGAACCACATGTTCGGAATGCTGAAAAGGGTACCAAAAAGGAAGTGCCCGAGAGTCGCCGGAGTAAAAATACCACCGTTGTCGCCGGCGCGGGTGGTGCGAAAGGCAGGGTCTTGAATTTGAATGTTCCGATGTGCATTGGGTACAGAAGCCATTTGAGTTGTAGAAGCGACGAGAATAGTGCTGTAGGTGTGGCCGGCGGTGGAGGCAGTGGCAGCAGAAACCgcggtggtggcggtggtCACGGTGGAGATAGTGGCGTCGGTGGTAATCTTTTTAATCTGCGCAGCCTTTTCACTAAGAAGGtgtattaa
- the LOC117624441 gene encoding pyrophosphate--fructose 6-phosphate 1-phosphotransferase subunit beta, with protein MTPSLVANGGVAAGEAVAAPVTGRVAAVYSEVQSSRIDHALPLPSVLTKPFKVVDGPASSAAGNPDEIAKLFPNVFGQPSALLVPSDSDSALPQQKLKIGVVLSGGQAPGGHNVISGIFDYLQDRAKGSTLYGFRGGPAGIMKNKFIELNSEYIYPYRNQGGFDMICSGRDKIETPEQFKQAEETAVKLDLDGLVVIGGDDSNTNACLLAENFRGKNLKTRVIGCPKTIDGDLKCKEVPTSFGFDTACKIYAEMIGNVMIDARSTGKYYHFVRLMGRAASHITLECALQTHPNITIIGEEVAAKKQTLKNVTDYIVNIILKRADLGYNYGVILIPEGLIDFIPEVQNLIAELNEILAHDVVDEGGLWKNKLTSQSLQLFDFLPEAIQEQLMLERDPHGNVQVAKIETEKMLIQMVETDLEKRRQEGSYNGQFKGQSHFFGYEGRCGLPTNFDSTYCYALGYGAGALLHSGKTGVISSVGNLAAPVEEWTVGGTALTSLMDVERRHGKFKPVIKKAMVELEGAPFKKFASLRNDWAINNRYISPGPIQFHGPASNALSHTLLLELGVQA; from the exons ATGACTCCTTCACTGGTTGCTAATGGTGGTGTCGCCGCCGGCGAGGCAGTTGCTGCGCCAGTCACCGGCCGAGTCGCCGCAGTCTACAGCGAAGTTCAGTCGAGTCGCATTGACCATGCGCTTCCTTTGCCTTCCGTGCTCACAAAGCCCTTCAAGGTCGTCGACGGACCCGCTAGCTCCGCCGCCGGCAATCCAG atgaGATTGCAAAGCTGTTTCCGAATGTTTTCGGTCAGCCATCTGCACTGTTGGTGCCAAGCGACTCCGATTCTGCTCTACCCCAGCAGAAGTTGAAGATCGGTGTCGTTTTATCTGGAGGCCAAGCACCTGGAGGCCACAATGTGATTTCTGGAATTTTTG ATTACTTGCAAGACCGTGCCAAAGGGAGCACATTGTATGGATTCAGGGGCGGGCCTGCTGGGATcatgaaaaacaaattcatcGAACTTAACTCCGAGTATATTTATCCCTACAGAAATCAG GGTGGTTTTGATATGATTTGTAGTGGAAGGGACAAGATTGAAACTCCAGAGCAG tttaaaCAAGCAGAAGAAACAGCTGTGAAGCTGGATTTGGATGGCCTTGTTGTTATTGGCGGAGATGACTCCAACACAAATGCCTGCCTCCTTGCTGAAAACTTCAG GGGGAAGAACTTGAAAACTCGAGTGATAGGTTGCCCAAAAACCATTGATGGTGACTTGAAATGTAAAGAGGTCCCTACAAGTTTTGGGTTTGACACTGCTTGCAAG ATATATGCAGAAATGATTGGCAATGTCATGATAGATGCCCGGTCAACTGGAAAATATTATCATT TTGTACGGCTTATGGGGCGTGCAGCCTCACACATTACATTGGAGTGTGCTCTGCAAACCCATCCAAACATTACAATTATTGGAGAAGAG GTTGCTGCAAAGAAGCAGACTCTGAAAAATGTCACCGACTACATTGTGAATATAATCTTGAAGCGTGCTGACCTTGGTTATAACTATGGTGTCATACTTATTCCTGAAGGTCTCATTGATTTCATTCCTGAG GTGCAGAACCTTATTGCtgaattgaatgaaattttggCCCATGACGTCGTAGATGAAGGTGGGCTGTGGAAAAATAAACTTACAAGTCAGTCTCTACAGCTTTTTGATTTCCTACCTGAAGCAATCCAAGAGCAATTGATGCTTGAAAGAGATCCACATGGAAATGTTCAG GTTGCCAAAATAGAAACAGAGAAGATGCTTATTCAAATGGTTGAGACTGACTTGGAGAAGAGAAGGCAGGAAGGTTCATATAATGGCCAATTCAAAGGACAGTCTCACTTTTTCGG GTATGAAGGAAGATGTGGTTTACCAACCAACTTTGATTCTACCTACTGCTATGCATTGGGTTATGGTGCTGGAGCACTCCTTCACAGTGGAAAAACTGGGGTGATATCATCG GTTGGGAATTTGGCTGCTCCTGTGGAGGAATGGACCGTTGGTGGGACTGCATTGACTTCATTAATGGACGTGGAGAGGAGACATG GTAAGTTCAAGCCTGTGATCAAGAAGGCAATGGTGGAACTTGAAG GTGCACCCTTCAAGAAATTTGCATCCCTGAGGAATGATTGGGCTATCAACAATCGTTACATCAGTCCTG GGCCCATTCAATTTCACGGGCCAGCATCGAATGCTCTTAGTCACACGCTACTCTTGGAACTTGGAGTTCAAGCCTAG